The Geothrix sp. genome has a window encoding:
- the flgC gene encoding flagellar basal body rod protein FlgC, with amino-acid sequence MSIPQILDIASTGMAAQRLRVQLIASNIANSETTRTKEGGPYRRKDAVFQSENLGFSGALAAAGVKVASIQTSQEPFLTRLEPGHPDADADGVVSYPNVNPVEEMVNLTEASRAYEANIAVVRAAKTMATSALEILRVQ; translated from the coding sequence ATGAGCATCCCGCAGATTCTCGACATCGCCAGCACCGGCATGGCCGCCCAGCGGCTCCGCGTGCAGCTCATCGCCTCGAACATCGCCAACAGCGAGACCACCCGCACGAAGGAGGGCGGACCCTACCGCCGGAAGGACGCGGTCTTCCAGTCCGAGAACCTCGGCTTCTCAGGCGCCCTGGCCGCGGCTGGCGTGAAGGTCGCCTCCATCCAGACCAGCCAGGAGCCCTTTCTGACCCGCCTGGAGCCCGGACACCCGGATGCCGACGCCGACGGCGTGGTGAGCTACCCCAATGTCAACCCCGTGGAGGAGATGGTGAACCTCACCGAGGCCAGCCGGGCCTATGAGGCCAACATCGCCGTGGTCCGCGCCGCCAAGACCATGGCCACCTCCGCCCTGGAGATCCTCCGCGTGCAGTAG
- the flgB gene encoding flagellar basal body rod protein FlgB gives MFDLISGNGMIQTMDRGLTLASKRQTLIASNLANLDTPGYRTRDFSFEGAMKAALDGQSSPNTMATTHPMHLQGSGSESLPPSTDPLRPSSERNDCNDVSLDRENMLLSRTQTTYQSASTFMQVELRKLYSLIREASAH, from the coding sequence ATGTTCGATCTCATCAGCGGTAACGGCATGATCCAGACCATGGATCGAGGCCTGACGCTGGCTTCCAAGCGCCAGACGCTCATCGCCTCCAACCTGGCGAACCTGGATACCCCCGGGTACCGGACCCGGGATTTTAGCTTTGAAGGTGCCATGAAGGCTGCTCTTGATGGGCAATCTTCGCCCAACACCATGGCGACCACCCACCCCATGCACCTCCAGGGCAGCGGGAGCGAGTCCCTGCCGCCCAGCACCGACCCCCTGCGGCCCAGTTCTGAGCGCAACGACTGCAACGATGTGAGTCTGGACCGGGAGAACATGCTGCTTTCCCGCACCCAGACCACCTACCAGAGCGCCTCCACCTTCATGCAGGTCGAGCTTCGGAAGCTCTATTCCCTCATCCGAGAAGCGAGCGCGCACTGA
- a CDS encoding STAS domain-containing protein — protein MIMNTRKHNDVLILYPEGKITLGDGDQELGEAVRTSLTNGARKIVINFSKVSYLDSSGVGELVGCFTSIKGKGGELRICGMSSKIFSLIKMTSLHSVFEVKDTEDEALAGF, from the coding sequence ATGATCATGAACACGCGCAAGCACAACGACGTGCTGATCCTCTACCCCGAAGGCAAGATCACCCTGGGTGATGGCGACCAGGAACTGGGGGAGGCCGTTCGCACCTCCCTGACGAACGGCGCCCGCAAGATCGTGATTAACTTCAGCAAAGTAAGCTACCTGGATTCTTCAGGCGTGGGCGAGCTGGTGGGCTGTTTCACCTCCATCAAGGGTAAGGGCGGTGAGCTGCGCATCTGCGGCATGAGCTCCAAGATCTTCAGCCTCATCAAGATGACCAGCCTGCACTCGGTTTTCGAAGTGAAGGACACCGAGGACGAAGCCCTGGCCGGATTCTGA